In Xenopus tropicalis strain Nigerian chromosome 5, UCB_Xtro_10.0, whole genome shotgun sequence, one genomic interval encodes:
- the LOC116410910 gene encoding alpha-1,4-N-acetylglucosaminyltransferase-like, which yields MEPHWIHVLSDACRLALIWKHGGVYMDTDFISVSPIPDVNFVAAQSSTESSNGVFGFQLQHYFPWNSMENFVENYNGAVWGHQGPQLFTRVLERQCDLPTFRALEDLMCGNISFLNPQHFYPIPYPSWKQYYQVWEKLPNFNNSYSLHLWNYMNKENKTVVPGTNTLATHLYQQHCPYTYDELRKNQANHTRKSTPLRN from the coding sequence ATGGAACCTCACTGGATCCATGTCCTGTCTGATGCCTGCAGGCTGGCCTTGATTTGGAAACATGGGGGTGTTTATATGGACACTGATTTCATATCAGTGTCACCAATTCCGGATGTGAATTTTGTGGCAGCTCAGTCCTCCACGGAATCTAGCAATGGTGTTTTTGGATTCCAACTCCAGCACTATTTTCCCTGGAACAGCATGGAAAACTTTGTGGAGAACTATAATGGAGCAGTGTGGGGACACCAAGGACCACAGCTGTTTACAAGGGTTCTTGAGCGACAGTGTGACTTACCTACTTTTAGAGCGCTGGAAGATCTTATGTGTGGAAACATCTCTTTTTTGAATCCTCAGCACTTTTATCCCATCCCATACCCATCTTGGAAGCAATATTACCAAGTTTGGGAAAAGCTGCCAAATTTCAACAACTCCTACTCTTTGCATTTATGGAATTACATGAATAAGGAAAATAAGACTGTTGTACCTGGGACTAACACTTTAGCAACCCATCTTTATCAACAGCACTGTCCCTATACCTATGATGAACTTAGGAAAAATCAGGCAAATCACACAAGAAAGTCTACACCACTAAGAAACTGA
- the LOC100493718 gene encoding uncharacterized protein LOC100493718 yields MLKAFKIVTFVLIITVSGLLIKQNSISNIYFIIAELFNSNARNLNYSASWRADNLFNQTGESASAVTMKSKVLLSEGVDKFLLKPTKRTVTLSPREILRKGDGIIFLETTNSLRPSSLVLCAIESAAHVYHNRPVVFFMKGLTDITTMEEESQIRNTFPTLATYKNVYIFPLRLEEIFEDTPLLPWYKKFRKGYCGPTVIF; encoded by the exons ATGTTAAAAGCTTTCAAAATTGTGACCTTTGTGCTGATCATCACAGTGTCAGGTCTTCTCATCAAACAAAACAGtatttccaatatatattttatcataGCAGAACTTTTTAACTCTAATGCCAGGAATTTAAACTACAGTGCAAGTTGGAGAGCTGACAACTTATTTAATCAAACAGGTGAATCTGCAAGTGCTGTGACTATGAAATCAAAGGTCCTTCTAAGTGAAGGAGTTGATAAATTTCTTCTTAAACCTACCAAAAGGACCGTGACTCTGAGTCCCAGAGAGATTCTGAGGAAAGGAGACGGAATAATATTTCTGGAGACTACAAATAGCCTTCGGCCATCTTCTTTAGTATTGTGTGCTATTGAGTCAGCAGCCCATGTGTACCATAACAGGCCAGTAGTCTTCTTCATGAAAGGTTTAACCGATATAACTACAATGGAAGAGGAGAGCCAAATACGGAACACCTTCCCAACACTTGCAACCTATAAGAATGTCTACATCTTTCCCCTGAGACTTGAGGAAATATTTGAGGACACCCCTCTTCTTCCATGGTACAAAAAG tttcgcaaaggTTATTGTGGTCCAACAGTCATTTTTTAG